AATTACGAAGAGCTGTCATTTTGGATTTAACAAGAAGTATCCAGCTAATTTAACTGTAGTGGTTATGTCATCATCAATATCTTAGTATATTTTTACAAGAATGCCCAACTACAAAAGCAGATCCCAAGCCACTAATAATATTACACTTGCCTTGATATCTTGATGCCATTCTATTTGAAATGGAGTGCAAGAATTAAATGCAAAAAGACGTCTAAGGCTAAGAAACCAGACATTTTCTTaggaggaaagaaaaattttggcCATCTCAATTTCACTAAAAACACCTAGTGATAGGAATTCATAGAGGTTTACTGTTCAAATAACTAGGTAGAACTCCAAGCTGGCCACCTGCCTTTTGTCTTAGCTACATCTCACATAATAAGTGTGACAAAACAGAgacaaattcaaaatgaatttattcttctcagctcaataggccaatttcgatattttaatatgctgctgtaaacaatagacttCAGCAAAAGGCTTCTGCTGAGGTCTATCATTTAGCACTGAATTTCAACATATCAAAATTGGCCTATTGCTTACTGCATGATCAAGTACAAACTGGAAAGTCCCAAGAttttttcgggcccgaaaaaccAGTTCTCAAACTGCAATtcactttctttgaaaagctgatcttttcacaaGTGTTTAATGAAGGAAAGACCAAGAGGATCAgaaagtttgatggcttagaatcTCAGCATTGCAAAGATTAAAGGGAATGGTAGCACCTGAAATTGGTCCGAAAAGCTTTGGggcttttgagaaacaggccctagATTCTCGCACATGCAAGACTTATTTTGAAGACTTATCCCTACTAACAGGTTTCACTAGATCAATATCAACATGTACAGACTTCAGAAGAAATAACAAGTTCTTGTATGTTAATATTATAACAACTTCACTTTATACGTGTGAATACACAGATATGActttattaaataattttatgttGAGTAGGCTGTTTGAATGCAACATTGGGTAAACTTAAAAGCCAGGATTCAAAATTTCAATCACAATTTTAATGCCCATTTTGTCCAACATTAAGAAGctaataccaaaaaaaaaatggacctTCTGATTGGATAGTGATTTGTTGAGCATGTGGTCTATGCCACAAGTTATTGAGTTAAGTACAGCTCAAAAAGACTTTGAATTTGGCTTCTTTCTAAATGTTATTTGTGTCCTCACCCTATGATAAATTAGTATAGGCTGGGAGACAAGGCATCTGAGAATCAAAACTTGTTGAATCCATAACCCTAACTTACTTCTTGCACAACATACATCATACAATGTTCTAGAATTTTATTGTCATTAAGAGCAAGTGATGAAGCAGCTTGGATCACCAGTCAATTTCCAGTACTCAAAAgaatacaaattaaaaattaaccttaattttatgcaaatttaagCAGGATATATTCTTTCCCATTTACCCCAAGGTTTCTTTCAAAGTGACCAAATTTATACTGTCGCAGCAACATTTCTATTTATGATCCAATCATGTGATATGAGAAAATAGCTTTCTTGATAAAGTCAACAAATATGGTatacccccccaaaaaaattgtATGGGGGAGACCATAATGTAAATTTATTCTTTAATGTATTAAAGCAAACCATACTTACCCACTAAGCTGATGCACCCTTTCTATATTGCATTTCAAAGGAGTTAATTCTGTCCTAAGACACTGAAGGGCATCCATAGCTTTGTCTTCTTCCAAGAATTCTAAGAACTTCTGTTCCATGAGGCAAAATctcattttcttaaaaaattacagaaaacacacaaaaagaaagaaTGGGGTTggagataaaaattaaaattaaaaatccgTGGTTCAGAAGTCCAAACATAGGAGGATTTGAAGACAAAAAGCAAAACTAAAATAGTTGTGAAAGAATGATTTTCACAACAAATTACATTCAGTTTTAACAAGTTATTAGACGAGTCAAGATTAATCAACATCACGAAAATTAAATACTGCCAAAACACACGATAATAACATCAGGTAACTTTTTCgggtaaaataaaatgctttCAATGATACTAACCAAAATATCGTCTTTGTTTTCTACCAATGGTCTGAGCTCTTTGAGAATCGCATCCGCCTTACAAATAGATGAAAATTCCTGTTAGATGAGAGAGCCCGGCGATACAAGAATTGAAAGAGGCATTATCAGCGGACGAGACCttacagcgaaaaaaaaaaattcacatatTGAATGACAAGCAACTAACCCTTTCCCAATCACCGACCATAACGCTTTCTCTAAACTTTGAAGCGGATGGATGTTCGAGTCTACAGCCTGATTCCTTAATAAGGACATCGACTGATTTGCTGAAGCACAGAATAAAATAAACATCAAGGTTACAAGCCACACAACGGGAAACCAACAACAGAAGATGCCAATGAAACTTGTTAATTCTCCTTTGACTAAAATCCTCGTTTTCCTTGACACTCACTTCAAGCCCAAGCCTTGCAAATGCTGTACAATTAATCGCACTACATCTTCATCGTTCCTGTTAACAATCTTTCTTTTCAGATGGCTCTTGCTATCTCCATTGGCTATGCATTCGCCATTAGAAGTACTAGTTTCGCCATCACTTCCACTAGAAGTCCGTTTCGATTTGTGCATATCGGACTCAAGGCCCAAGGAATGGCGCGCCCTTTTTTGTGGTGGTGGAGACAGCCCACCTTTCTGTTCGTCGTCAGACGAGGCCAGGGTAGCTGGAGACCACGAAGATAGCCAGTTTTGATCAGATTCTCAGTTGATGAAGCGAACCAACACCAAGATGGACAAAGACAGCCACAGCTCTATTCCTTCATATTGTGAACTGACGTCATCATGAGGCAATAACAAGAAGTCTGGGTCCTAACTAAACATTCCCCAAATTTGGAATGAGTCAATATCACTTTACTTACAAGTCACTATGGCAACCTTTGTTTCGATTGTTATCCGATACGATTTCCGGAGAAATATATGTTAAAGCACGCATGAAAACAGCGTGTGTTATTAAATCAACTACGAAAGCATGATCGCTTTGTGGATATCGATCATACATCTCATGGCAGTGATAGTTGGTACTCAAGCCATAGAATTCGAGTCAAAATTACTTCGTCCAATTATGTCTACCAAAAACTTATTTGTTGTAATCCTTTTCCAAACACAAAGGAAGAAATAATTTAGTTGGTACCCGAATTTAAATAAACGGTTTCTTTCGTCTCCGGGGAATTAGTATGAGACCTGGttcattgtatttttttccCTGCCGGATGGGACCTAACGCCCATTATTGCCAATTCTTTATTCTTACTGGCAATTTAATTATTACGTGGAAAAAAAtcacaaggaaaaaaagtgaTACATCGGATCATAATGGTCCGATAGATCTTCGCATGATTGGGAAATCACATTGTTGTGACCTTTGGTGAGTCTTAAACAAAACCTACCGCACGCAAAATCGACTTCTACGCGTTTAGGCACAGCCTCTTAAGGATATCGGTGTATATAGGACGAAGATGACTTTTCCTTTTGCTCGGTACAGCAGCTGACAAATGAGCCTTTTGTCTCGGAGAGGAAAACATAAAAGGGAGGATCCATCGCATTTAATATGAAATATCATTGTAATGCTTCTAAATTTGCAACGTTCAGATCGCCTTATTAAAACGCGACTCTGTGATAGGTTTTTACCTCAAACTTTATTCGACGTTGACTGTGCTACTATAAACCTTTCAAAACGATGCTTATTCGTTATGAAATTTTGAGACCTtcatatatgaaaaaaaaaaacaaacaaaaaaagcaaatagcCATTTTGCCAATGTTTGACAACAGTGCGTGCCGTGAAAATAAAACGGACGAAGGAGTCTTTGACTaataatcattttattttacgTTATTGCTGAATAATACCCTCCTTCTTTGGACGGGCTTTAGTCTTCTCATGCAAGAGAAGACGTTTGCCTTTGGCTTGCCCTGTAGTAATGAAGAACGGTCCTACATCTTGAAGAACTTCttttgtaaacaatttttttttcttctcggttttttaatttttcgcgGCAATTTTGGCTCATTCCCAGGTTCCAAATTTAGTGAAGCACAAAAGCGAGGTTTCATTCGTTTCCAGATTTCGCCAGTTTTATCTTATTGCTATCCAATATGGCTACCGTTCACTTCCGTCATATCGGGCGGTTATTTCATCGTGTACGGCTCTGCAGAACTTACAGGACCAGTCTCTCTGTAAGTTAGATACCTAGAGTCTAAGGAATGCCCTTGATCGTTTTCTAATGTTCCTTGTTCATTCTCAAAGGGTCAATTCAATAGTTGTGGAATTCGATCAAGTTCACGCAACATTCAAAATACAGGTAGCCTACTATCTAGTGCTCAGTGGTATTTAACTCAAACATAATTATTCTCCTATTTAACTCAAACATAATTATCTGCTAAACAGTGTTTCTGCATCTCTTAGCAGGAAATTGCCTCACTGCAGGACATCTTCGGAGTAATTTTGGCCGGCACACGTAAGTGTTAATACTCAAGCTAGTATATTTGTACTAAATCATTTATGGAATACAGGGCCATTCGTCTCcaatatcattgaataacaaaagctgccaTTGTTATCTGTCTCGTTCTTCAAAAGCTTCCGAGTAATTTGCATGTGCTAGCCCtgagtggccctgaattctgtagtattcaaacataattttaataatttctgtttctttgaaaagttTAACGGTCAAAGGTTAAGGAACAGAAGACCTTTGCTACTCATTTCTCGTGATTAGATCTGGTATTCTTGCAATGATGCCTTCTATGCAAGAGAGTAGCAGTCAGAATCGGCCAGGCGTTGGGATGTGTTAAAGCTGAAATGCTAGTTTTCTGTTGGCAGAAATTACAGAAATGCTCTCCCGTTCATTGGAATTAATAGGTTTTGCTTGTTGGGTTCATTTATTTcaacaacatcatcaaaaaaatatgaacattttttTATGTTGATTAATGGTAGCTCAACTTTTCTTCCCTGCACACATTGAGTTGAAAAAGCAAGGGTGGTAACCTCAGATCTTTGTGCTGGCTCTTTAACATCAAGAAGAGGCTCCATTAGCTTAGGAGTCTTGCTTGCAGAATCTTGAATCTTGAGGGGTTTCAACTTGAGGCAGGTGTTTGTCAATAAAAAATTATCATTTCAACTGTAATTTGTTAGTTGAAAAGAAGCAAATTGAACTGTGATAATGCACTGATAAGTACTGTATGTCCCATAATTATACATTCCTGGTACAGCTTTGTTTCAGTctagttaaatgtaatttaatggAGTTAAGAATTGGAACCAAGAGCATTGTATTCCCTTGAGGATCTGCAGAATTGATATGCACATGCAATAGTGCATGTGCCTTTATGTCAATGTTCCTTCATCCCCATGCTTGGTGATGCCCTTGTGCTAGTGCATTGGTCAGGGGTCTGCATTCCCTTGCATTTTTGCTGTGTTTGTTCGTGCACCTGCACCAGTGCATGCTTTGAGCTAGTGTTGGTAAGCCTGTGCAGTAAGCAGTCTTCTGTTGTCCACATGTGCATGTATCCCTCACGGTTGTTGTAGCACCGTTCTGGGTGCAATCATAGTTTCAAGGTTGCTCCTTCCCCTACTCTTCCTTGTTTCCTCTGTATTTATTAcatcagtgtgacaggtgccctTCTTCCCTTCTGCACAAGGGTTCATGGCTGGGCTGCAAGGATTTGCCAGCCATAGTAGCTGTCTCAtctaggagctggctgccaatagcaGAAGCTGCTGGATGTCTGGGGCACTCAACTTCCATTTAGTGATGCtgttgttaatttttatttaattaattttgtttgttttactgtACAGGCTGATCAGTTGGAAAAATGAGAAATTTCTTCACTCATCATCCATCCTCTGTAAGTTTcacaaaacaatttattttcctttctggTATAGAATCAATATGTTGAGGTTCAGGGGTCATGTTTACATTTTCATCATAAACAGTACTGTGCACAAGAACTGTGCATGCATTAGGGTTATCTTGTCAAATAACTAAATTATGAAACAACTTAGATGATATTTGCATTATGTTTGGTCAAAATGTATGATTTATTGTACCAGTAAACTCATTCTTACATCATTTGCCATCACACCTCATGTGATGAATGTAAAGATACTGTAAGACAAACCTTGCATTAAAACCCATCTCTGCTACTTCTGTTAGGTTTCTATAAAAGCAATAAACAGCATTTTCTATAGGTATACTGGCGTAAACCACTTGGGAGGCCACTTGAAAAACTTTATATCACTCACCTCTAGCTtatgatttacaagctttttctcATGTTCTCTTAGACATCCTACTTGAGTTTATTACACTGGCAAAGCCATAGAAAATGGGGTTTATTGCTTTAtgatataagccgagaaatttcggagatttgattggtttagagcattgctatttccgcgtaatagtggtataacagcaaacaTCGATGCTACAGTATAagaaggttgccttgttataccaccactgcagtgaccgcaaaagccatgatttataaattactttcattgaactgtttcatgttgtttgccttgaatggtttgtactggtttcacaaaaaactgtcaatcgtttcttccattgacgtaaaaagattgttgcgaacgtagacgcctgtgtttgttttttttcaaccgtaaaaagaaaggtctcttgtgcgttaccgaaaatttctcagcttctattataaacaaataatagcatgacctgcacgtagtaATTGGCAATAATACccgctcgtaatatttcaaaattttccaaataccacttgCCGCTTCGTGGCTCGTGGTATtatggacaattttgaaataattatcacTCGCTGTATTatttccaaataccactacaagtcatgctattacctatacttattAACTTTTGAGGTCgcaaaaaatttaatggaaatCTTTCCTAATGTTCACACTTGGCAGGTTGTTCACTACAATGAACAAAGTACTTTCTGTTATGCAGTAGGAACCTAATCAGCTTTTTGTCACTACTGAACCTATCTTTGGCAAAACACAAAGTCctcctttgaaaaggaaaatgagTTAGTCATTGGGATTTGCTGAAGTTTACTGTTATTTTCTTCTTAACCTGTGTCAGGTACTGAGGACTATGTAATAGTGAATACACCACCGTTTGCAGAGTCTGTAACAGAAGGAGACATCAGATGGGATAAAGGTACACACCTAAGGAAACAAATTGTGATTTCCATGTTGAAAAATTTGGTCTGTGACATTAAACCCATTAATCATCTTTTCTAGCGGCTGGGGATGCAGTAGAAGAAGATGAAGTTGTGGGAGAAATTGAAACAGATAAGGTGTTGTAAAATGCAAAGATTAAATTGGTATCAAGCTACTTGATAAGGAACAAATTGCAATCATAAGAATGACAATATAAAGCTGGcctttcaagcattagccctttttTGTTTGCTAAAAAGAAGGGGTAATGCTAAAGATGTCAGCTTTGTAATTTTGGTAACTTGACATTGCAGTTTTTTTCGCAAAAGAAACCTTCCTTTAAGGATATTTTATGGGCTTCCATGTAGTGAAAAATACTGCATTgaagttctttttctttgtatATTTGGTACCTTTATTGTACCCACTATTGCCAGTATTTAGGTAATTCAAAGACCagaggcccgtttctcaaaagtcccgagacttttcgggcgcatttcgggtgacataattctccttgtatcttcaaaacgaaggtgtcccgaggcacaaaactttgcagatattttaatttttatctcctatacaacatatgaaaagatcagctttacagaatgagcgGGTCGTAGTTTAACGAATGGCTTTATGGGCCCGAAAAGTCTTCGGtactttcaagaaacgggccccagagcTCAAAAAATGATCAATCAAACACTTGTAGTGACTGCTGCTCAGAATATCATTAGGGCCAAATCATCTGACTGCAATAATGCTATTCTTGGCAATCTCTTAagctgcattcattttaaacagaCAGAGTAGCATCAAAAGTTATTTCTGATCATCCACCTGGTTTGTCTATGAACTGTGATTTTAACCTCAGTTTGGATTTCTTTCACTAATTTCAGACAAGCATTCCTGTTTCTGCACCCTCTGCTGGAGTCATCGCAGAGTTCTTTGTCAATGATGGTGATAAGGTGGAGAAAGGCCAGCAACTTTTTAAACTTGTCCTGAGAGGTACGCTCATCATTTTGTAATATTGGCATGCATAGGCAACTGTTTtaacaattaattttgtgagcCCAGATCCTGTAAAAGAACTAAACTTGTAGCTTGTGAAGAAAGGGATGGAGAAATACATCCAGGGAAGGAAACCCCATTGAGCAGAGtagaaaaccaagaaacacaaGCCGCATTTGGATCAAACCTGggttatatttaacaaatagattccatgttgccgtggacaaaaaagtggcacacgaggccgagtgtgtcactgatgttcttaccacattttgacgtcctctgtgatctattactgaacagacgcatggcaacatggaatctatttgttttatataataaaaaaattaaaatatacgaaaaaaaaaatgcctttttatttcaaatttcgccactttgacggacatgaaaatagcactgacgtgatcttatgtctatacaaaatgaagtgaactgattggttgctatgctaagcaaagaattgtgattggttcaaattcaaaattcaaaaagttttaaaaaaattgaatcaaGCGCTGTCGTCGTCTGTgcatctgtcctctaatagatcgtAGGTGAGAActaatcagaatgcgagaataacttgggttattatatatattGGGGAAGGGAGATTGCTTTCATCACTGCAGTAAATCTGCTCTCTAAAACTTGAATGCTGTCAGGGGTAAGGACCATTTCTGGAAAAGAGACTTTTAAaagtccttttttcttttcaatggaCTAGAAATCTGACCTTTGTTTTGTGCCTTGTGTGCAACTAAAATCACTTCTTTGGAAGCAGAAAATGTAATGATTTTACAGTTTGAGATAGCATCCCACAATTTTTCACCCATTGTCCACCAGTAAGCTTGTGCAGACTGTTCAGTGGCTGACACCGGAAGATATGACTTGTCAGTTAGGGATGTCTTTGCGGTGAACGAGGAAATTCACCCTTCACTGGTGTGGCTGtgaagaaagataaaaaaaaattgaataactATTGCAGTATCATGATTGTAACATGTTCAAACATGCATTTGAATGGTGAAACCTTGTGCAACAGGGAAATATGTCTGACAATTCCATTTAAGAAATATTTTGCAGTTTGATGGAGtgcaagtttttgtttttaaaggagGAGCTTCAGCACCCTCTGCAGCCCCACCCAAAAGTGAGACTCCGCCAAAAGAAGCACCTGCAGCAGAACCGGCTCCTCCAACACCTTCGGCCATTCCCACTTCACCACCCCCAGGTATGGCACACCTTGCAGCTTCTAATTTTTTAGCAATCTTGTTCATGTGTTTACATTTTACACTTATTTCTGTTGCTATGATTTTGAACTCTATGCTTATCTCTTTAGGACATGATACATGCTCTAGTTAAGTTGCATCTTAGCATAAGATTGCATGATTGTCTCTCAAATGACCATCACtctcagggctgcaaataacagcCAGTCAACAGACAATGTCGGgtcaaaaatagcttttgtccggtcaaatccttagatggccggacaattgaaggggtgtgtggaataaggccttaagtgacttttgatgcaatgtcaaattctcctcgtcattcacaactgaatacaaagAAATTTGGAAccagaatctggtaatttatcagaagtcacttaaggcttttctccaggcacccctgcaatttgtccagtcgtttacgctggtaaggaaaatattgcgagtttcaagttttaaatatttaaggttcaatattattattattgatgtttgTCCGGCCAGAAATGGGATATGTCCAAGCAAAAATAGGTTCGACCAGACAATTTGACCGGAGCCAGCTTGGAAATTATTTGCATCCCTGAGTCTGCTTTTCGACAAGCTTTCAATTTGGgcaattattgttttgtgggCTGAAGCTAAAACCCATACCCCAAATTGTTCCCCATTGTCTACTGGTATGTTGCTATAACTGTGATCTAAGGTTCTTGGGACAAGACTTTCCCTCATTGCTCAGTGTTTTAGCTATCTCTGTGTTCTGGTACACCTACATACCTGAAAAagtggaaaatgaaattaaaacaaaaaagtcaaccacaACAAAGTATGATATAAATAGAAGAGGATGCAATAGTTTTAGGCTTATAGTTTGATTGAGTCGACATATAATGATAGTGATAATTATGCTGGTGAGGATGATGACGACTCTGACCCCAGCAACAAGGATCATAATGATAATTTCCTTTTCTCGATGTAGTCCCTGAGGTACCAATGCAACCAATAGCAGAAATTAAGCCAGCCCCTATTACTCCACCCCCACAGCAACCAGTGCTTGGTGCACCACTAGATAGTCCTTATGAAGTTGCTCGATCCGTACACAAGGTATGATAACCACAGTAGCAATATCGGTTTGGAAAAGGTGCTGGATTGAATAACTTACTATTTGCATTGTCTTTTGATTATAATTATCACAACTGAtgatatacaccttattccaaaatggcagccaataaattattcttttctttgcatgttaattagccctcttcgcctcgtcagcgtgtaaaaaacacaaaagaattttgaagtgaaaatgaggcgaagagggctaattaacatgcaaacaaaagaataatttattggccgcccttttggaataaggtgtatgaaatcgagaccgaaaaaaaaaaaacttcccaACATCAATTTATCATTTTTTACTTGAGAATGATGTGAAGCACCATCGAAATGTCATCTCGAACttttttcatagtttttcaaGTATACATTTTTTGAAGCAATTTCTAAAGCAGTTTTTTCCTATGATTTTGAAGAACTTTTAGTATTCAAGTTTGCCACAAGATCTTAAGTCATTTTAACCATAGCATATGCATGAATggaatgcaaaaaaataatattgtacTATCTTGcttgatgttttttttactGGGATTTGAATTTTAATCTCAGACAAAGATGACAAGAATGCGCCAGAGGATTGCTCAGAGGCTGAAGGATTCGCAAAACACTTATGCAATGTTGACAACATTTAACGAAGTTGATATGAGGTTTGTGAGTGTGATGGTTCTTGTGGGTAGTCAAGCCTTTGCAAATTTAAGGGCCTGGCTCTGGCTTTTCCGCTTACGCTCTTATTGGCCTATTGTAGGCTTGATTACAGTAAACAACAGCAAATTTCTACTGACCTGGCAATTTTCCGAGTTGCTTTGCTAACCTTTTagagaacaaaaagaaagagagaaatttttgaatggttttgataAAGTGCGTTTTCAagctagtttttttttgttcttttttttttcgatttcaaTTAAACAGCGAGTTGTGTAAACTGTGTCCTAGGACTGACAAGTGCATCCATGCAGAAACAAATGACACAAATACATGCCATGGCTTTTTTCAGAACGACTACACTACTCAGCGCCAGCACTTGAAAATTAGCTAGAAGCTTCTtaagaacaagacaaaacattAGCAGGGTTTGGCTCGTCTTCAGAATagaaacctgtcaaactcacggataacgtaaaacaaagaaaacaaaagagccaaagAAAGAGCCAAGACATCATTAGAAAGTAACCCAACTCCAGCACGAGccagtgaaacaaagaaaaaaatttcacgggttcttacaccgaggtaaACCCCAGGTTTTGTCATTCAAGGATATGGAAataagtggccctgtattccgGACCTtaggcttttttttcttttggatagAACCAGTATTTTCTCACTACtgaggttatttttaaatgttttccaGTAATGTTGCTGAGATGCGCACAAAGCATAAAGATGCCTTCTTCAAGAAACATGGCGTCAAGTTAGGCTTTATGTCCGCTTTCATTAAAGCATCCGCCCATGCCTTACAGAGTGAGCCCACTGTAAATGCAGGTCAGCGTTCTTTCTCATTTCAAGAATGTCTTTGAAATGATAATGATAAGgacgatgatgacaatgatgaggGTGGTAGCCGCTGCAGGATTGATGATGAGGATGATAACAGCAACAGTCAACTGCTAAGTTGATCGTTGTCATGATAAAGACCTTAAATGCCAAACAGTGATGGCAGCAACAACGGAAAGTGCGAGTGATCTGAATATATTAAACAGAGACAACTGGGCACTCTAGCCACTTTACCAACATTTCTCTCTGTCACAAACCTCAAACGTCCTTGAGTTCCAACAAATGGTTCTTTTTCTTGCATGGCTGCCAGGCTGCGAGTGATGGTAGCATGCGTGCAAATGTTGATGGCCACACCACTGGGCTGGTGTAAGCGCATGTCGAACTTGCTTTAAGCCTTTTTTCTCGGGTGTGTGATTACATCGCACATAGAAAGGACATTCAGCAAGACGTTGAAGTGTTGGCCTCACCTTGTAATGAGTGGATAAttctggtcccagttgttcaaaaagTGGATCACTCTCTCTCTCCATTGGAGAACTCAGTAAGCAGTGGTAGTACTTATCCAGTGAATAGATCTTTATCTACTGGGTATCACCATATATTGGCTAAATCACTATCAATAGACCTTCATCAcggagccgccattttggattcaAAACGAGGCTGGAAGGGCATGAAAATTGCCAAGGTGGAAGATCTATCTTTCTTTAATGTTCCCGGGGTTGAACAGAAACGAAAGCGTACGCCAGCTTTAGAAGCCATAATTTGTTATGAGGACATTCTTTACTAGTCTCGTAGCGTTTGTCATTCTTATTACAGAGAGGTACGCAACAAGGATCATTCGCCATCTTGGCAATTTTCATGCCCGTTCAGCCTCGTTTcgaatccaaaatggcggctgcttGATGAGGACCTATTGGAGAACccaattcacccttgtcacacgtcggccatattgtcccgggagaccaaaagagctttgttttaccacgctaagcctcgcaatggaaaccgtggtgatgaggcttagcgtggtaaaacaaagcttttttggtcccccggggcaatatggccgccttgtgacaagggcgtaTAGGCTTTGGTAGTGCTGAACAACCTTTGAACTACTGGGG
This genomic window from Acropora muricata isolate sample 2 chromosome 2, ASM3666990v1, whole genome shotgun sequence contains:
- the LOC136897467 gene encoding dihydrolipoyllysine-residue succinyltransferase component of 2-oxoglutarate dehydrogenase complex, mitochondrial-like isoform X2, whose amino-acid sequence is MATVHFRHIGRLFHRVRLCRTYRTSLSGQFNSCGIRSSSRNIQNTGNCLTAGHLRSNFGRHTLISWKNEKFLHSSSILCTEDYVIVNTPPFAESVTEGDIRWDKAAGDAVEEDEVVGEIETDKTSIPVSAPSAGVIAEFFVNDGDKVEKGQQLFKLVLRGGASAPSAAPPKSETPPKEAPAAEPAPPTPSAIPTSPPPVPEVPMQPIAEIKPAPITPPPQQPVLGAPLDSPYEVARSVHKTKMTRMRQRIAQRLKDSQNTYAMLTTFNEVDMSNVAEMRTKHKDAFFKKHGVKLGFMSAFIKASAHALQSEPTVNAVIEGSEIVYRDYVDISVAVATPKGLVVPVIRNVEEMNYADIEKAINALGEKARKNELAIEDMDGGTFTISNGGVFGSMMGTPIINPPQSAILGMHAIIDRPVAIKGKVEIRPMMYLALTYDHRLIDGREAVTFLRKIKAAVEDPHSLILDL
- the LOC136897467 gene encoding dihydrolipoyllysine-residue succinyltransferase component of 2-oxoglutarate dehydrogenase complex, mitochondrial-like isoform X1, which codes for MATVHFRHIGRLFHRVRLCRTYRTSLSGQFNSCGIRSSSRNIQNTAGNCLTAGHLRSNFGRHTLISWKNEKFLHSSSILCTEDYVIVNTPPFAESVTEGDIRWDKAAGDAVEEDEVVGEIETDKTSIPVSAPSAGVIAEFFVNDGDKVEKGQQLFKLVLRGGASAPSAAPPKSETPPKEAPAAEPAPPTPSAIPTSPPPVPEVPMQPIAEIKPAPITPPPQQPVLGAPLDSPYEVARSVHKTKMTRMRQRIAQRLKDSQNTYAMLTTFNEVDMSNVAEMRTKHKDAFFKKHGVKLGFMSAFIKASAHALQSEPTVNAVIEGSEIVYRDYVDISVAVATPKGLVVPVIRNVEEMNYADIEKAINALGEKARKNELAIEDMDGGTFTISNGGVFGSMMGTPIINPPQSAILGMHAIIDRPVAIKGKVEIRPMMYLALTYDHRLIDGREAVTFLRKIKAAVEDPHSLILDL